A section of the Acropora muricata isolate sample 2 chromosome 4, ASM3666990v1, whole genome shotgun sequence genome encodes:
- the LOC136913210 gene encoding hsp90 co-chaperone Cdc37-like, whose protein sequence is MVDYSKWDHIEVSDDEDDTHPNIDTPSLFRWRHQARVERMEEARKERETIDSRIEENNKNLRQVREKLKDLSPTGDSGKELKDKLQKLQKKQKELKKEEEELAKKEKKAPKNVDTLSQAGFTRTIINAPKKNQEDNLSEDEKAEKSQAFMEKYKKEIEHFGMLSDYNDSQEYMRENPHLACEDTANYLALWCINLEVQEKHSLMERVAHQTIIMQYMLELAKSLDTTPRATINSFFVKMKRAKTEFKEYMEAFDDELRSFLERVKERAQARIEKAMKEAEQEEREKRLGPGGLDPVEVFESLPPELQKCFEEKDIPMLQEVLGRMPEEEARTYLKKCVDSGLWIPNAQDAQAQAEEAEPESEHYEAVGEEAK, encoded by the exons GTtagtgatgatgaagatgacacCCACCCAAATATTGACACACCCAGTCTGTTCAGATGGCGTCATCAGGCAAGAGTGGAAAGAATGGAAGAGGCaaggaaagaaagagaaacaattGATTCAAGAATTGAAGA GAATAACAAGAATCTTAGGCAAGTGAGAGAAAAACTGAAGGACTTGTCTCCAACTGGAGATTCAGGAAAAGAACTTAAGGACAAgttacaaaaactacaaaagaAG caaaaagAACTTAAAAAAGAGGAAGAGGAGttagcaaagaaagaaaag AAAGCCCCAAAGAATGTAGATACCCTTAGCCAGGCAGGGTTTACAAGAACA ATCATAAAtgctccaaagaaaaatcaagaagATAATTTATCAGAGGATGAGAAAGCAGaaaaatca CAAGCTTTCATGGAGAagtataaaaaagaaattgaacaCTTTGGAATGCTGAGCGACTATAATGACAGCCAAGAATATATGCGCGAAAATCCACACTTGGCCTGCGAGGACACTGCTAATTATCTCGCTTTATGGTGCATCAATCTGGAAGTTCAAGAG AAACACTCCCTGATGGAACGAGTCGCACATCAGACCATCATTATGCAATACATGTTAGAGCTGGCAAAGTCCCTTGATACAACTCCGCGAGCAACCATAAACTCTTTCTTTGTCAA GATGAAAAGAGCCAAAACAGAGTTCAAGGAGTACATGGAGGCCTTTGATGACGAGCTGAGGTCGTTTTTGGAGAGAGTCAAAGAAAGAGCGCAGGCTCGGATTGAAAAAGCGATGAAGGAAGCTGAGCAG GAGGAACGTGAGAAGAGACTTGGCCCAGGTGGACTGGATCCCGTTGAAGTGTTTGAGTCTTTACCACCG GAGCTTCAAAAATGTTTCGAGGAAAAAGATATTCCGATGCTGCAAGAAGTTCTCGGACGAATGCCAGAAGAAGAAGCTCGAACCTACCTTAAGAAGTGCGTTGACTCTGGTCTGTGGATTCCCAACGCACAAGACGCGCAAGCGCAAGCCGAGGAAGCGGAGCCTGAGTCGGAACACTACGAGGCTGTTGGCGAAGAGGCGAAGTAG